In Cellulomonas sp. Y8, the genomic stretch CGGCGCCGTGCGGGCGGTGCCCGCGCCCGGTACGTCGGTGCTGCTCGACGACCTCGAACCCGTGGTCGCCGAGCATCGCGCGCAGGGCTGGTGCGGGCCACCGGTAGGCCGGGGCCACCGCGTGGTCGAACCGGTGGACCGTCGACTCCGAGTCGAAGTACCCCAGCAGCAGCGTCCCCCCGGGCCGCAGGATCCGCGCGAACTCGGCGAGCGGCACCCCGATGCGGTCCGGAGCGTGGTGGATCGTCGAGTATCACGCGAGGATCCCGCCGAGCGAGGCGTCGGGCTCATCCGTCCGGTCGATGCTGCCGACGGCGAACGGGACGCCGGGGTACATCGACCGGGCACGTTCGACGAAGGCGGCGGCCAGGTCGATTCCGCGGGCCTCGTGCCCCCGCCGGACGAGGTGGTCGGTCCAGTGCCCCGGTCCGCACCCGGCGTCGAGGACGGGCCCGGCGACCCCGTCGACCCAGGTCTCCACGAGCTGCCTGTCCGAGGGGTGCACCGCGGACATCGAGCCGAAGAGGTCGACGTACTCACCCGCTCTCCGGGAGTAGGCGCCGGCGACGGTGGTCACGCGGCCGACGCTAGCGCGACACGCTCCGTCCGGGTGCCGTGCGGCCGATCTTCCTGCTTGCGATCGCCCCGGATCCGGAACGCAGGCACGCCGGCACGCTGCGTGGGGTGGCGCACCGCACCGGCCGATCTCAGAACGGGGGTGGTGCGTCGTAGGGGTCGGCGGTGGCGTCGTGGGTCTGCCCTGTCCCCGGCCGCGTGAGGTAGCGGTGCCCGGTGGGGGTGATCCACTCGAACAACCCGGGGCTGATCTGCCGCAGCCGGAACCCGCCGTCGGTCTTCAACCGGTGGTGCCGGTGGCACACGGGCCCGAGGTTGTCGGCGTCGGTGCCGCCGAGGGGCGTGTCGGGGTCGCCGCCCGGCAGAGGGTGGAACTCCTGGGTGTGGTCGAGCTCGCAGGCGCAGGCCGGGACCCTGCACCCGGGTGCCGCGCAGGTCCCGTCTCGGGTGCGGACGAGGTCGGCCAGAGCGGCGGGTGGTCGGTAGCGTTCGCGGCCGACGTCCAGGACCCGGTCGGTCAGCGGGTCGGTGACGACGCGCTGCCAGACCCCGCCGATCGCCAGGGCCCGGGCCTGGACGGCGTCGATGGGGCCGTGGCCGTCGAGGTGGGCGGGCTGGTCGTCGAGCCCGAGGAGCGTGGAGGCGGGGATGGTGATGCGGACCTCGGCGCCAGGACGTCCGGAGCAGCGGGTGCAGCCACGCCGGGTCGTCGTGGGTGTGGTGCTGCGGGCGAGGGCGGTCCTGGTCGGCGTCGGTGGCGCTTTGGTCGGCGAGACGGGGTGGTCCTGGCTGGGCCCGGGCTGCGAGGTGGTGTCGTCGAGCGGGGTGAGGGTGGCGATGGGGATCGGCTCGACCGGGCGGGTGAGCACCGCACCGTCGCGGTCGGTGAGGGTCGCCCCGTTCCACGACCGTCGCGGCTCCGGCGGCACCGGGAGACCCGAGGACAGGTGGACCTCGAACGCCGGCCCGTCCGACTCCGGGACATCGCCCACGACCAGGTCGCGCAGCCCGTCGGCCCGCAGCTGGTCCAACGTCCGGTCGTCGCCGAGCGCTTTGGCGGTCTTCGCGGCATGGGTCAGGACCCCGTCGACGCGCAGCGCGTCCGCCGCGTCCAGCACCAACCACATCGACGCCATGCCGTCCGGCTGCGGGCGCGGGTGGGAGACCTTCCTCGTGCACCGGGCGCGTTCGCGGCGCGCGGCGGCGCCCTCGGGGTCGACCAGCCGGATCTCCCGCTCCACACGCTGGCGGAGCTCGGCGACCGAGCACTGGTCGGCGTCGGGCAGCACCGCGTCCTCCACCGCGTGGGCGACCTGGAAGGACAGGTCCGCCAACCCCGCCGTCAGGACCTGGGCCTTGGCCGCGTCGAGGTGCCCGACCTCCAACGCCTCGCGGGTCGCGCCGAGCATCCCGTCGAGCACCAGGGCACGGTGCACGGTCTTCGTCGCCGCGACTCGGGGCCAGCCCAGTCGCATCGCGAGCTCGTCGCCCGCGACGCACGCCTGCGTCGGCGGGGCACCGGCCAGCGGCGACCACTCCGGGCTCATCTCCTCCCGGGAGGCGAGCTCGGCGATCAGGCCGAGGGTCCGGGCGTGCTGGTAGGACTCGATCCGGGTCTGCGCGGCGATCACCTCGACCACGATCGCCGAGGACAGCACGCTCGGGTCCAGCCCCCGCAGCCAGGCGTCCAGTTCTGGCCCCGGCGGACATGTCGCGATCGCCTCGATCTGCCGCTGCTCACCCGTCCGAGGCGCGCCACCGGCCGCCACGACGGGGTCCGGGCCGAAGTCCGTCAGGCAGGTCCCGTCGGGCCCGTAGACCGGCAGCACCACGGCGGCGACCGGGTCGCCGTCGGGGTGTTCCTGCAGGTCAGATGCCATGGAACGACACTACCGACGCCCACCGACACGGCCCCGGCGACCGAGCCTCGCCCTGGGGACGGAGCACGACCACCGCACCTGTGGACGACTCGGCGCCCGCACGACCAACCGCCGCCGAGCACGCCACGGCCCCGAGCAGTCAGCGGCGGGCGTCTTCGGTGACCCGACCCGTCGGCGGTGGGAGTGGCGTCTCCCGACTTCAGTTGATGATCTCGCCCCGTTCGTCGGCCGCCAACGCGGCGATGCGCTCGCGCCAGGACGCCAGGTCCCCGGGGCTGAGCCGCGGCCAGTCGGCGACCTCGCGCACCACGCGGAGCGGCGCGCCGCTGCGGTACGACCGCGTGGGGTTGCCGGGGAACTTCTTGTCGGTGACGTTGGGGTCGTCCTCGTACGGACCGGTCGGCTCGACCTCGTAGACCCGCGGCTCGGCCTCCCCCGCCGCCAGCTCGGCGGCCAGGCCGGCGCCGCCGACGAGCGCGGTGAAGTAGACGTGGTTCATCGTGATCTCGGGCCGGTAGTTCGAGCGGAAGCCCGCGGTCAGCAGGTCGCCGACGCGGAGGTCGGCCTTGGTGCCGTGGAAGAACGGACCGTCGTCGAGCGCCTGGTTCACGCGTCCAGGGTAGGCCGGGCGCCGCGCCGCCCGGGCGGGTTCAGCCCGGACCGTCGCTCGTCGCCGCGAGCAGCGGCACGAGGACGTCGCTGATCGGCGTGGCGATGCCGTGGGCCCGGCCGCGCCGCCGGACGACGTCGTTCCGGACGTCCCACTCGAGCCGTCGCCCGGCCTCGCGGTCGGCGAGGATCGAGGTCCCCCGGTCGACGGGCGCCGCTCGGAACGCGTCGAGGAGCCGCTGGGGCTCGTCGTCCGGCAGGTGCGCGCCCTCGGCCCGCGCGACCGCCAGGCACTCGGTGAGGTACGCGAGCGCCAGCGCTCCGACGTCCTCGCGCCGGAACACTCCCGACCGCCGGCCCGTCAGCGCCATGAGCCCGGCCGCCGCATTCTGCAGGAGCTTGCGCCACGCCTGGGTCGTGAAGTCCGCGGACACGTCGACCGCGCAGCGGCTCCCCCGCAGGGCCTCGACGACCTCCGAGGAACCGGGTCCGTCCGGGACCGTGAGGCGCGGGTCGGCGAGGAGCCTGACGGACCCGTCGTCGCAGTGCACCGCCGGGAACCAGACGACCGACGGGACGACCTCACCGTCCGGGACGAGCGGCGCCACGTCCTCGCGCTGCTGGACGCCGTTCTGGAGCACGCACACGACGGTGCCCGGCCCGCACAGCGCGCGCAGCCACGGCGCGGCTCCCACGGTCTGGGTGGTCTTCACCGCGAGGAGCACGACGTCCACCGGCTCCCGGATCGCGCCGGGGTCGGTCAGCACGGGACCCGGGACGTCGACCGTGCCGCGGTCCGACCGCAGCCGGAGCCCGGCGCGTGCCCGGCGCCCGGCGAGCACCGGGTCCGGCCGGCCTCGTGGAGAAGTGCGGCGACCGACGTCCCGATCGCCCCCGGGCCGACGACCGCGATCCGGGGGACGTGCGTGGGGGTCATCATGCTCTCCGGGCCGGCGACGGGATCTCCCGCCGACGCTAGCGCGCGCCGACCGGCCGCGCCGTCCTTGCCCGGGCGCCGCGGCCCAGCCACCACGCCGCGGACACCACGAAGCCGATCAGGACGAACGCCGTGCCGCCGTCCTTCGCCGCCGCGGACAGGACGGCCTCGGCGCCCGAGCCTGTCGCACCGAGGGCACCGACGACGGCGCCCGCGGTCCCCGCCGCGACCACGGCGCCGACCCCGACCACCTGGAGGCGCCCGAGGACCGGGCCGCCGCCGGCGCGGCGCCATGCGAGGAGCCGTCGCCCCGCCCAGAGTGCGAGCACGAGGAGCCCGGCGGCGGTGCTGAGGTGCTGCAGCACCCGTGCGGCGGGCACCCCGGAGACGAGCGGCTCGCGCAGCCAGGCCACTCGCTGCACCAGGGCCCCGTCCCCGTGGGTGAACGCGTCCCAGACCACGTGCGTGAGGACACCGAGGACCAGGGAAACGACCAGCCAGGCGGCGGCGCGCGAGGTGAACCCCGACGCCGCTCCCGGCGGAGCACCCGCCCCGCCCCGTTCCCGCCGCTCCCCCGGCTCCCCCGGGCCGCTCGCGACCAGCGCCCGCAGCGGCGCGTGCACCAGCCACCACAGCCCGAGCAGCAGCGCGGCGGAGGGAACGGCCACCGTGAGCGCGCCGGGCCAGGCGTGCGTCGTCGTGGCGTTGACGAACGGCTCGTACCAGGACCCCGCCGAGCGCGGCAGGGGCAGGAAGTACGGCACGTCGGGGGCCAGCGCGCCGGCGACGAGCGCGGCGGGGACGAGCGGCCGCCGGGCGAGCGGGAGGACGGCGGCGGGGTGGGCGAGCGTGAAGGGCACCGGAGCAGCGTGCCCGCCGGGCCGCGCCCTGGCGTCCACCCGGGGTCGGACCCGCGACGGTGCTGGTCACCGCGCCGTCCGACCCCGGGTGGACGCGGCGCGCCGCGCTCCGTGCGACGGTGGCGAGGGGCCGGTCCCGCCGACCACGCCCGTCCTCCGAGCAGGAAGTGCAGCGCCCGTGTTCCGCCAGGTCCCCGTCCTCCCCGTCGTCCTCCCCCTGGCGCTCGCCGCGCTCGCCGCGCTGCTCGGGTCGCTGCGCCACCGCGCGCGGCTCACCACCCCGCGCGCCCTCGTCGCGCTGGCGCTGTGCGTCTACCTCGCCGGAGTCGTGGCGAACACGGTCTTCCCCGTCTACCTGGACAAGCCCGTGGGCGACGCGCCGTGGACCAGCCAGGTCGTGCTGGTCCCGTTCGCCGACTACGAGGTCGCCGACGCCCTGATGAACGTGGGGGTCTTCGTGCCGCTCGGGATCCTGCTGGCACTGGTCCTCAGGCGGTCGTCGTGGTGGCGCCCCGTGGTCGCGGCCGCGGGCGTGAGCCTCGTGATCGAGGTCGTCCAGCTGCTCACCACCCACTTCCTGGGCAGCGGCCACGTCGCCGACGTGAACGACCTCCTGTGGAACGTCGTCGGCGGAGCCGCGGGCGTCGCCGTCCTCGCCGTCGCCGCCCGCGTCCCGGGGACGCGCGGACTGGTCGAGCGGTTCCGCTGGGACGCTCCGCCGACCGCTGCCGCGGGCTCCGGGCCGGCCCGCCTGGTCCCGGCCGACGCCGGCTGACACGCCCGGACCGGCCGGTGCTCGTACCGTGTCGAGGGTGCACCCGCCCACGGAACCGTCCGACTCCGGCTGGCTCGACCGCCCCGGCGGCGTCCGGCTCTACTGGGAGGAGTCCGGCGACCGGGCGGGACTCCCCGCGCTGTACCTGCACGGCGGGCCGGGCAGCGGGCTCGGGCGCGGGGGCTACCGCCGGCGGTTCGGCCCGTCGCGCTACCGCGTGGTGGGCCTGGACCAGCGCGGCTGCGGTCGCAGCACCCCGTGCGCGGTCGACGACCTCGACCACCTGGACGAGATCACCACCGGCACGCTCGTCGAGGACGTCGAGGCGCTCCGCGAGCACCTCGGGATCGACACCTGGCTGGTGCACGGCGTGTCGTGGGGGTCCACGCTCGCCCTGGCGTACGCCCTCGCGCACCGGGACCGCGTGACCGCGCTCGTGCTCACCGCCGTGACCACCGGCGGGCGCGACGAGATCGACTGGATCACCGAGGGGGTGGGCCGCGTCTTCCCCGAGGCCTGGCACCGGTTCGCCGCCGACGTCCCCGACGGCGTGCGCGTCGTCGAGCACTACGCGCGCCGGCTCCGTGACCCCGACCCGGACGTGCGCGCGGCCGCCGCCGACGCGTGGGACGCCTGGGAGTCGACGCACGTGTCGCTCGACCCGGGCTGGGCGCCGGGCCCGCTGCACGACGACCCGCGGGAGCGCGCCAACTTCGCGACGCTCGTGACGCACTTCTGGGCCCACGACTGCTTCCTGGAGGGCGAGGAGGCGGCGCTGGCCCGCGTGCACGAGCTCGCCGACGTCCCCGGCGTGCTGGTCCACGGCCGGCGTGACATCAGCGGTCCCGCGGTCACGCCGTGGCGGCTGCACCGGGCGTGGCCCGGCAGCGAGCTGCACGTCGTCGAGTCCGAGGGGCACGGCGGTGACGTCGAGATGGAGCTCACCCGGCGCGCGATCGACGTGCTCGCCGACCGCGTTCCGCGGGGTGGGCAGCCGCTGCGGCGGGAGGACCGGACCTAGGCTCGGCGCGTGCTGATCTACTCGATGAGCGTCACGCTGGACGGCTACGTCTCCGACCGAAAGGGCGGTTTCGCGTGGAGCGCGCCGTCCGAGGACCAGTTCCGGTTCAGCCTGGCGCAGGTCGGGGAGCTCGGCGGGTACCTGTGCGGCCGCCGGCTGTACGAGACGATGCTGCCCTGGGAGACCGATCCGCTGATGCGCGCCACGGACCTGGGTGACGCGTTCGCCGACGTCTGGGCCGCGCTGCCCAAGGTGGTGTTCAGCCGCACGCTCGACCGGGTCGAGGGCAACGCGCGGCTCGCGAGGGGGTCGGTGGCCGAGGAGGTCGCCGCCGCGCTCGCGTGCTCGGACCGGGACGTGTCCGTCGGCGGCCCGGACCTGGCGGCGCAGGCGATCGCGCTCGGGCTGCTGGACGAGGTGCGAGCGTTCCGGAACCCGCTGGTGGTCGGAGGCGGGACGCCGTTCCTGCCGCCCGTGGCGGAACCGCTCCACCTGGAGCTCGTGGAGACGCGGACGTTCGGGTCGCGCGTGGTCTACGAGCGCCACCGCCGCTCCTCGGGTGCGGCCGCCGCCGACCCGGGGTGACGACCCGGGCGCAGCCGCGCGCGCCCCGCTAGCGTGCCGGGAGTGAGCCACCCCGCGACCTGGTTCGACGGCGACGCCCCGCGGTCCCCCGACGAGGCGCGGTTCCTCGCGGCACTGCGGGAGCGCCACGAGGTGTGGGAGCCGGCGGGCCTCGACCCGTCGGGCACCCGCGTCCGGACCGTCCTGCGTCCGCTGCACCTCCAGGTGGACGTCCCCGGTCTCCCGCCCCGGCACGTCGACCTCCAGGTCGGCTACTGGACGGCGGGGCCGCGCGGGACGGGCGTCGAGGGCGGGTGGGGCGGCAGCCACCTCCTCGACGGCGGCCCCGCCGGGGCGCTGGAGCTCTTCGGCCTGCCCGCCGCGCCCGGGGAGCTCGCGGACCTCACGGCGCGGTGGCTCGCGACGGCGCTCGCCGCCCCGGTCGAGCGTGCCGACTGGCTCGACGCCGCGGGCGACGTCGTCGCGAGCCGGTGGACGCTGCCGGGATCCGGGGTGATCGGGGCGCGGGGTCGTCGTCCCGGGCGGTGGCGGCGACGCCCGCCCGACCGGGTCGAACGGGTGCGCTGACGCTCCGTCGCACGTCCGGGACGACAGAGCCCGGCACCGCCGGGCGGCAGGACCGGGCTCCGCCGCGCACGGCGTGCCTCAGGCCGGGAGCATCGCCCCGCGGACCTGCGCGACGAGCTCGGCGGGGACCTCCGTGAGGCCGTGGTCCTGCTGGGCGTGGTGGGCCACCTGGGCGAGGATCTCGTCCTCGGTGCCGGTGAACGCGCGGGCGCAGCCCGGGACGACGTCCCCGCAGCGGAATGCCTTCATGGTGGTGTCCTCTTCCTGGATCTCGGGCCCCGGCGGGGTCCCTCGTCTATCGGCCTGGATCAGGTCCCTGATGAGTCGCAGAGCGCGAGCAGCAGGATGTCGATCGGCACGGTCCCGAGGACCTCGCCGTTGGCCGCGGTGCACACCAGCGGGTCCCACCGTCGGGACTCGGGGCGGAGCATCGCCCGCCGCGCCACCTCCGCGAGCGACGCGCTGGGGGCGACCGTCATGGCCGGCACCCACACCCCCGACCCGTCACGCACCCCGGCGACCAGCCCGCTGTCCGCGAGCAGCACGTCGTCCCGGTCCCGGTCCGCCCCGGCCCGGGCCGGGCGCACGAGGCTCGCCACGTTGCCGGTGAGCGACACCCGCGAGGCGGTCGCGCGGATGTGCGCGGCGTCCTCGTCGGGCAGCGTCGCGAGCATCTGCGGGTGCGGGCGGCCGAGTGCCCAGCCCTGCCCCAGCGGCACGCCGAGGCCGATCAGGGCCTCGAGCTCGCCGCGCGTCTCGACCCCCTCGGCGAGGATCCAGCCGTCCATCCGGCCGACCAGGTCGCCGAACACCTCGGCGAGCGCCCGCTTCACCGGGTCGGTGTCGATCCCGGTCACCAGGGCGCGGTCGAGCTTGACGATGTCGGGCCGCAGCGCGAGGAGCAGCTCGAGACCCGCGTACCCGGTCCCGGCGTCGTCCATGGCGACGAGCGCACCCGCGGACCTGGCCCGGTCGAGCACGGCCATGGCGTGGCCGGCCTCGTCGACGCGGGTGTGCTCGGTGAGCTCCAGGACGATGCGGGACAGGTCGCCGTGCCGGAGCAGAGCGCCCGCGACGAGGTCGTCGGCGAGGAGGTGGGGGTCGACGTTGACGGTGAGGAACGTGTTCGGCGGCAGGTCGGCCCGCGTCGCGACGGCCCGCTCCAGCACGCGCGCCTGGAGCGCCGGGTTCGCCCCCCAGCGCTGCGCGGCCGCGAACCACACGTCCGGGGTCGCGCGCCACGGGCCGTCGAACCGGGACAGCAGCTCGTATCCGGCGACGGATCCCGTGGTGAGGTCCACGATCGGCTGCGCGTGCAGGGCGTGCGCGGCGGGCTCGTCGAGGACGGACCGCAGGGCGTCCCGCCAGCGGGGGTCGTCGACCGGCGGCGCCATGGTCTCGGCGTCCATCGGGGCTCCCCTCTCGGACCTCGCACGCGGACGGGGCGGCGGCGGCCGGCCCCGGGGGGTCGACGGTACGGGGCGTACTCCCCCGGGATGCGCTCCCCGGACGCTCCGATCAGGGGTTTCACCCCCTGCGCGGCGGGGTTCACCCGGCGCCACCCTGACGCGAGGTGCTGGACACGGGAAGGCCCCACTGCTTCAATGAATCACGTCAACGACTCATTGGAGGTCTCGTGGCCGCGCTCGTGCTCCTCGTCCCGCTCGCCGTGCTCACCGGAGCGGTGGTGCTCGCCGTGCACGTCGTCGTCGCGCGACGCGCCGGCCCCGACTCCGCAGCGCCGTCCGTCGCTCTCGCCGCGCGCCG encodes the following:
- a CDS encoding DUF4184 family protein, which translates into the protein MPFTLAHPAAVLPLARRPLVPAALVAGALAPDVPYFLPLPRSAGSWYEPFVNATTTHAWPGALTVAVPSAALLLGLWWLVHAPLRALVASGPGEPGERRERGGAGAPPGAASGFTSRAAAWLVVSLVLGVLTHVVWDAFTHGDGALVQRVAWLREPLVSGVPAARVLQHLSTAAGLLVLALWAGRRLLAWRRAGGGPVLGRLQVVGVGAVVAAGTAGAVVGALGATGSGAEAVLSAAAKDGGTAFVLIGFVVSAAWWLGRGARARTARPVGAR
- a CDS encoding EAL domain-containing protein, which encodes MDAETMAPPVDDPRWRDALRSVLDEPAAHALHAQPIVDLTTGSVAGYELLSRFDGPWRATPDVWFAAAQRWGANPALQARVLERAVATRADLPPNTFLTVNVDPHLLADDLVAGALLRHGDLSRIVLELTEHTRVDEAGHAMAVLDRARSAGALVAMDDAGTGYAGLELLLALRPDIVKLDRALVTGIDTDPVKRALAEVFGDLVGRMDGWILAEGVETRGELEALIGLGVPLGQGWALGRPHPQMLATLPDEDAAHIRATASRVSLTGNVASLVRPARAGADRDRDDVLLADSGLVAGVRDGSGVWVPAMTVAPSASLAEVARRAMLRPESRRWDPLVCTAANGEVLGTVPIDILLLALCDSSGT
- a CDS encoding HNH endonuclease signature motif containing protein, translated to MASDLQEHPDGDPVAAVVLPVYGPDGTCLTDFGPDPVVAAGGAPRTGEQRQIEAIATCPPGPELDAWLRGLDPSVLSSAIVVEVIAAQTRIESYQHARTLGLIAELASREEMSPEWSPLAGAPPTQACVAGDELAMRLGWPRVAATKTVHRALVLDGMLGATREALEVGHLDAAKAQVLTAGLADLSFQVAHAVEDAVLPDADQCSVAELRQRVEREIRLVDPEGAAARRERARCTRKVSHPRPQPDGMASMWLVLDAADALRVDGVLTHAAKTAKALGDDRTLDQLRADGLRDLVVGDVPESDGPAFEVHLSSGLPVPPEPRRSWNGATLTDRDGAVLTRPVEPIPIATLTPLDDTTSQPGPSQDHPVSPTKAPPTPTRTALARSTTPTTTRRGCTRCSGRPGAEVRITIPASTLLGLDDQPAHLDGHGPIDAVQARALAIGGVWQRVVTDPLTDRVLDVGRERYRPPAALADLVRTRDGTCAAPGCRVPACACELDHTQEFHPLPGGDPDTPLGGTDADNLGPVCHRHHRLKTDGGFRLRQISPGLFEWITPTGHRYLTRPGTGQTHDATADPYDAPPPF
- the arr gene encoding NAD(+)--rifampin ADP-ribosyltransferase, translated to MNQALDDGPFFHGTKADLRVGDLLTAGFRSNYRPEITMNHVYFTALVGGAGLAAELAAGEAEPRVYEVEPTGPYEDDPNVTDKKFPGNPTRSYRSGAPLRVVREVADWPRLSPGDLASWRERIAALAADERGEIIN
- a CDS encoding alpha/beta fold hydrolase; this translates as MHPPTEPSDSGWLDRPGGVRLYWEESGDRAGLPALYLHGGPGSGLGRGGYRRRFGPSRYRVVGLDQRGCGRSTPCAVDDLDHLDEITTGTLVEDVEALREHLGIDTWLVHGVSWGSTLALAYALAHRDRVTALVLTAVTTGGRDEIDWITEGVGRVFPEAWHRFAADVPDGVRVVEHYARRLRDPDPDVRAAAADAWDAWESTHVSLDPGWAPGPLHDDPRERANFATLVTHFWAHDCFLEGEEAALARVHELADVPGVLVHGRRDISGPAVTPWRLHRAWPGSELHVVESEGHGGDVEMELTRRAIDVLADRVPRGGQPLRREDRT
- a CDS encoding trans-aconitate 2-methyltransferase, giving the protein MTTVAGAYSRRAGEYVDLFGSMSAVHPSDRQLVETWVDGVAGPVLDAGCGPGHWTDHLVRRGHEARGIDLAAAFVERARSMYPGVPFAVGSIDRTDEPDASLGGILA
- a CDS encoding dihydrofolate reductase family protein; translated protein: MLIYSMSVTLDGYVSDRKGGFAWSAPSEDQFRFSLAQVGELGGYLCGRRLYETMLPWETDPLMRATDLGDAFADVWAALPKVVFSRTLDRVEGNARLARGSVAEEVAAALACSDRDVSVGGPDLAAQAIALGLLDEVRAFRNPLVVGGGTPFLPPVAEPLHLELVETRTFGSRVVYERHRRSSGAAAADPG
- a CDS encoding VanZ family protein, which encodes MFRQVPVLPVVLPLALAALAALLGSLRHRARLTTPRALVALALCVYLAGVVANTVFPVYLDKPVGDAPWTSQVVLVPFADYEVADALMNVGVFVPLGILLALVLRRSSWWRPVVAAAGVSLVIEVVQLLTTHFLGSGHVADVNDLLWNVVGGAAGVAVLAVAARVPGTRGLVERFRWDAPPTAAAGSGPARLVPADAG
- a CDS encoding oxidoreductase, which gives rise to MLAGRRARAGLRLRSDRGTVDVPGPVLTDPGAIREPVDVVLLAVKTTQTVGAAPWLRALCGPGTVVCVLQNGVQQREDVAPLVPDGEVVPSVVWFPAVHCDDGSVRLLADPRLTVPDGPGSSEVVEALRGSRCAVDVSADFTTQAWRKLLQNAAAGLMALTGRRSGVFRREDVGALALAYLTECLAVARAEGAHLPDDEPQRLLDAFRAAPVDRGTSILADREAGRRLEWDVRNDVVRRRGRAHGIATPISDVLVPLLAATSDGPG
- a CDS encoding DUF1059 domain-containing protein — its product is MKAFRCGDVVPGCARAFTGTEDEILAQVAHHAQQDHGLTEVPAELVAQVRGAMLPA